Genomic window (Streptomyces cadmiisoli):
GGGGTAGATCTGCCGGCCGCCGCCGTCGTGGAAGGTGAACGCCCCGGACTCGCTGATCCCCTCCGTGCACCCCTCGAACAGCTCGGCGTGCCGGTCGGCGAGGAACCCGGAACCGTCCGCGGCGCTGGCCTCCTCGTCCGCGGTGAACGCGATCACGATGTCCCGCCGGGGCCGCACTCCCTGCCGCGCCCAGGCCCGGACGACCGCGAGGATCATCGCGTCCATGTTCTTCATGTCGACCGCGCCCCGGCCCCAGACGACCCCGTCGCGGATCTCCCCGGAGAACGGGTGCACGCTCCAGTCGGCGGCCTCGGCGGGTACGACGTCCAGGTGCCCGTGGACCAGCAGCGCGTCGGCCGACGGGTCGGTGCCCTCGATACGGGCGACGACGTTGGTGCGGCCCTCGGTGCGCTCCAGCAGCACGGGCTCCAGCCCCGTGTCCGCGAGCCGCGCCGCCGCGTACTCGGCGGCGGGCCGCTCCCGGCAGTCGCCGCCGCCCCGGTTGGTGGTGTCGATGCGGATGAGGTCGGAGGTGAACTCCACGACCTCGTCCATCGCCTGCTGGTCAGCCATACTGCTCCTCCACGGCAGCCGAGACGACGGTGGTGACCGCCTTGAAGGTGCGGATCCCCTCGTACATGGTCTCGCTGGTGTACGTCACTTTCCGTTCCCCGCTCCGGCCGACGCCCGGTACGACGGTCGCGGCCATGGCCAGGTGCTCCGCGTCGAACTCGACCGCCACGGTGTACGGTCCGCCCGCGACGGGCTCGTACCGCACGGCCAGCGCGACCGCCTCCTTCGCGGCGGCCCGGATGTCCGCGGCGGTCCTGGCCGGTGTCCGGCACACGGCCGCGTAGCGCGACACGTGGTCCTTGACGGCGACCTTCAGCGCCTCCGGCGCGTAGCCGAGCGCGTCCTCGCAGGCCACGTCGTCACCGGTCACCAAAATCACCGGGACACCGTACTCGGCGACGACATGCGCGTTGAGCAGACCCTCACTGGCGCGAACGCCGTTCAGCCACACCCCGGTGATCGAGTTCGCGAGATAGGTGTGCGCGAGCACGCCCTCCGCCCCGGCACCCGCGTGATAGCCGATGAACGCGATCCCGTCCACGTCCCCGTGCTGCACGCCCTCGACCATGGACAGCGATTTGTGCCGGCCGGTGAGCATTTCCACCCGGTCGTCCAGCTGTTCCAGCAGCAGGTTCCGCATGGTCCAGTGGGCCTCGTTGACGAGCACCGCGTCGGCGCCGCCGTCGTGGAAGCCGAGCACGGCGGCGTTGACGTCCGAGGTGAACATGGACCGGCAGCGTTCCCACTGCGGCGTCCCCGGCAGCACATCGGCCGGCCAGGTGACACCGGTGGCGCCCTCCATGTCGGCGCTGATGAGGATCTTCATGATGCGCCACGTTACGCGGAGAACGTGAAACCGACCAGGACGGCCGCCCCGCCCCCGCGACCACCGGTCGGTCCAGCTCCGCCCCGGGGGCACCGCGGGCCGCGCTCCGTCCGCGCGCTGGTTGCCGGGACTCGGCCGCCGGGCTCGCTCCGGCGCGCGGGCGGGGGCGGGGAGGCGACGGGCCGGACGGTCCGCGGGGAGACGCCCCGCCGGACGCCGGGGTGAGGCCACACCGAACGCACCTGGCACACCCGCCGGGACGACGAAGACACGCCGTCCCGAACGCACCTGACACACCCGGCCGGACGACGGAGACACGCCGTCCCGAACGCCGGTGGCACACCCGCCCGGACGACGGCGCCGCGCCCGTCCGGAACCGCCCCTCCCCCGGGTCGCCGAGCAAGCGAACGGCGCCGTGCCCGGCACCGGCCGCGCACCGTCGCACTCGGGCACCCCGCACCGTCACTCGCGTACGCCCCACCGGCACACGCGGGCGCCCCTCACCGTCACACGTCCGCCACCCGGCTCCTCACATGTGACGAGCCGCCACCACCCACTTCGACGGCAGTTCGATCCTGATGCCGTCCGGGCCGCACTCGGTGGTGATCAGCGGCAGTTCGCCCGCGGCCAGCACGGTCAGCCCGGCCGCCCGCAGATGGTCGTGGACCGCCGCGTCGGCCACCTCGCCCGGAGCGATGCCGTGCCGGAACACCGGTGCGAGCTTGGCCGGCGGTCCGTCCGGGTTCTGCGCCAGACCGCGCAGCACGGCCCCGGCGGCTTCCGCGAGCTCGACGAGGAAGACCCGGCCCCGGGTGCCGACCAGTGTGGCGATCCCGTCCACCAGCGGCTGCCGGTCGTCCGGTTCGCACTGGTGCAGCACGCCGCGCACATAGACGTTGGCGTCCCCGAGTTCCGCGTGCAGCGTCTCCGTCTCGGTCTTGTCGGCGGCGTCCAGGCACCGGTAGCCGGCCTGTCCGGCCGGATCCGCGTTCCGGGCGTGCTCCACGGCCGCCTCGGCCAGGTCGACGCCGAGCACGTGCGGGAAGCGGTCGGCCAGGAAGCGGGTCTGGGTGCCGTTGCCGCAGCCGAGGTCGATCATCGGCAGCGCGGGATGGGTCAACTGCGGCTCGAACAGGGCGAGGTGCCGGCCCGCGGTGAGCACCGGCTCGGCGTCCCAGAGGACGGCGCCCCGCTCGGGG
Coding sequences:
- a CDS encoding M55 family metallopeptidase; its protein translation is MKILISADMEGATGVTWPADVLPGTPQWERCRSMFTSDVNAAVLGFHDGGADAVLVNEAHWTMRNLLLEQLDDRVEMLTGRHKSLSMVEGVQHGDVDGIAFIGYHAGAGAEGVLAHTYLANSITGVWLNGVRASEGLLNAHVVAEYGVPVILVTGDDVACEDALGYAPEALKVAVKDHVSRYAAVCRTPARTAADIRAAAKEAVALAVRYEPVAGGPYTVAVEFDAEHLAMAATVVPGVGRSGERKVTYTSETMYEGIRTFKAVTTVVSAAVEEQYG
- a CDS encoding class I SAM-dependent methyltransferase, whose translation is MSVTNRYRQAWEGFWREAPPERGAVLWDAEPVLTAGRHLALFEPQLTHPALPMIDLGCGNGTQTRFLADRFPHVLGVDLAEAAVEHARNADPAGQAGYRCLDAADKTETETLHAELGDANVYVRGVLHQCEPDDRQPLVDGIATLVGTRGRVFLVELAEAAGAVLRGLAQNPDGPPAKLAPVFRHGIAPGEVADAAVHDHLRAAGLTVLAAGELPLITTECGPDGIRIELPSKWVVAARHM